Proteins from a genomic interval of Sphingomonas sp. Y38-1Y:
- a CDS encoding MFS transporter yields the protein MASTGRSRIRVQLVFLLFVISAIAFLDRTNISVAGVQMRQEYGIDQIQLGWVFSAFLIGYAVFQVPAGWLAAKYGPRRLLTWALVWWGLFSVATALVSPQGANAILMLAIVRFALGIGEAAVYPSANQFISRWVPASERGKANGLIFAGVGAGSGLTPPLITAVIAFAGWRASFYVCAAIGLVVAAIWYVVARDRPQDHARVDAAELAHIEAGLPPAPVDTDRVAIPWGAILSSRNVWGLFFSYFAFGYVIWIFFSWFFIYLAEARGLDLKSSALYGMAPFLAMTIGCLGGGVLNDAISKRRGLYAGRSGLAMVSFVLTGIFLLIGSRVDSAPLAVLTLALGGGAIYLSQSGFWSVTADIAGRHAGVVSGLMNAGCQVGGALTSSLTPWIAAQYGWVAAFGTGAVIVLVGTLAWAIVDPNRLIGAGRSREFVGDPAPVAP from the coding sequence ATGGCGTCGACCGGGCGATCAAGGATACGCGTACAGCTCGTCTTCCTGCTGTTCGTCATCAGCGCGATCGCTTTCCTCGACCGCACCAACATCTCGGTCGCCGGCGTCCAGATGCGCCAGGAATATGGCATCGACCAGATCCAGCTCGGCTGGGTCTTCAGCGCGTTTCTCATCGGTTATGCCGTCTTTCAGGTCCCGGCCGGGTGGCTGGCCGCCAAGTACGGGCCGCGTCGCCTGCTGACTTGGGCGCTGGTCTGGTGGGGTCTGTTCAGCGTCGCCACCGCGCTTGTCTCGCCCCAGGGTGCCAATGCGATCCTGATGCTCGCGATCGTCCGCTTCGCGCTCGGCATCGGCGAGGCGGCGGTGTATCCGTCCGCCAACCAGTTCATCTCGCGCTGGGTGCCGGCCAGCGAGCGGGGCAAGGCCAATGGGCTGATCTTCGCAGGCGTCGGCGCGGGCTCGGGCCTCACCCCGCCGCTCATCACCGCGGTCATTGCCTTTGCCGGCTGGCGCGCGTCCTTCTACGTCTGCGCGGCGATCGGACTGGTCGTCGCCGCGATCTGGTACGTCGTCGCGCGCGACCGGCCGCAGGATCATGCCCGCGTCGACGCCGCCGAGCTTGCACATATCGAGGCGGGGCTGCCCCCTGCCCCCGTCGACACCGATCGCGTTGCGATCCCGTGGGGCGCGATCCTGTCGAGCCGCAACGTCTGGGGCCTGTTCTTCAGCTATTTCGCGTTCGGCTACGTCATCTGGATCTTCTTCTCCTGGTTCTTCATCTATTTGGCAGAGGCGCGCGGCCTCGATCTCAAGTCGAGCGCGCTCTACGGCATGGCCCCGTTCCTTGCGATGACGATCGGGTGCCTGGGCGGCGGCGTGCTCAATGATGCGATCTCGAAGCGGCGCGGGCTCTATGCCGGGCGATCGGGGCTGGCGATGGTGTCGTTCGTGCTCACCGGCATCTTCCTGCTGATCGGCAGCCGCGTCGACAGCGCGCCGCTCGCGGTGCTCACGCTCGCGCTGGGTGGCGGGGCGATCTACCTGTCGCAGAGCGGCTTCTGGTCCGTCACCGCCGATATCGCCGGGCGGCATGCCGGCGTCGTTTCCGGGTTGATGAATGCCGGCTGCCAGGTCGGCGGCGCGCTCACCTCGTCGCTGACGCCGTGGATCGCCGCGCAATATGGCTGGGTCGCGGCGTTTGGCACCGGCGCGGTCATCGTGCTGGTGGGGACGCTCGCTTGGGCGATCGTCGATCCGAACCGGCTGATCGGCGCGGGTCGGAGCCGCGAATTCGTCGGCGATCCTGCACCGGTCGCACCATGA
- a CDS encoding cupin domain-containing protein, whose translation MRITSLWAASCTAALVSALALQAAAAQTPPTQGPRPAPPPPFNAWTPKKTPYTPWRAPNRPWWKLSDVKALHKGKAAWTQPVIRNKDLVADWHQLAPGSRTTTLAYSDNRTAIIVWEGEMRVTMAGQEPFTARKGFEINVPYRVPFTLEATGAAPALYFQINAASDMPLYPADAAAPPKVAGWAYEKRIVTGGPGGFDERHKPFVDYYAAHVEGGARPGAFIADQHLFVNNIRGRATPTPPASNLGHFHVGYDEFWFVMEGNVTLQVEGAPVFTAAAGDVISAPQGHWHRASFGGPEGQWGTRVAVNPYPAGGHAYSEESGGRQ comes from the coding sequence ATGCGCATTACGAGTCTCTGGGCCGCAAGCTGCACCGCCGCACTGGTATCGGCACTCGCGCTGCAAGCCGCCGCGGCACAGACGCCGCCGACCCAGGGCCCGCGCCCTGCCCCGCCTCCGCCGTTCAATGCCTGGACGCCGAAGAAAACGCCCTACACGCCCTGGCGCGCGCCCAACCGTCCATGGTGGAAGCTGAGCGACGTCAAGGCATTGCACAAGGGCAAGGCCGCCTGGACCCAGCCGGTGATCCGCAACAAGGACCTGGTCGCCGACTGGCACCAGCTGGCGCCCGGCAGCCGCACCACGACGCTCGCCTACTCGGACAACCGCACCGCGATCATCGTGTGGGAAGGCGAGATGCGCGTGACCATGGCGGGCCAGGAACCGTTCACCGCGCGCAAGGGGTTCGAGATCAACGTTCCCTATCGCGTGCCGTTCACGCTGGAGGCGACGGGCGCCGCGCCGGCGCTCTATTTCCAGATCAACGCGGCCAGCGACATGCCGCTCTATCCCGCGGATGCTGCCGCACCGCCAAAGGTCGCGGGCTGGGCGTATGAGAAGCGGATCGTCACCGGGGGGCCGGGCGGCTTCGACGAGCGGCACAAGCCGTTCGTCGACTATTACGCCGCGCATGTGGAGGGCGGCGCGCGGCCGGGCGCGTTCATCGCCGACCAGCATCTATTCGTGAACAACATCCGTGGCCGCGCGACACCGACCCCGCCCGCCTCCAACCTCGGCCATTTCCATGTCGGGTACGACGAGTTCTGGTTCGTCATGGAGGGCAACGTGACGCTTCAGGTCGAAGGCGCCCCGGTCTTCACCGCCGCCGCCGGCGACGTCATCTCCGCGCCGCAGGGCCACTGGCACCGCGCCAGCTTCGGCGGACCGGAGGGGCAATGGGGCACGCGCGTGGCGGTCAATCCGTATCCGGCGGGCGGCCACGCTTACTCGGAGGAGTCGGGCGGTCGGCAGTAA
- a CDS encoding catalase family protein: MPGYVAYSPELETIREDEAETIEGLKEQFGQILDTTLADYGRGVRSVHAKGHAIARATLTIAADLPPELAQGLFAAPGRYDAVLRISTNPGDILDDAISVPRGLALKVLGVEGERLPGSEDDTTQDFVMANAPAFAAKTADQFLGNLKLLAKTTDKGEGAKKALSAALRGIEAGLEAVGLESTMLKTMGGAPQVHPLGTTYFSQTPYRFGDHVAKFQLRPVAPELLALREATIDTKGRRDAIREDTGAALAEHGGVWELRFQLCTDTDAMPIEDASVEWDEAASPYRTVALLEVAPQAGWGPDAEAIDEALSFAPWHGLAAHRPLGNINRARKDPYKSSADRRRRANGCPLHEPASLAALA; this comes from the coding sequence ATGCCCGGCTATGTCGCCTATTCCCCCGAGCTCGAGACGATCCGCGAGGATGAGGCCGAGACGATCGAGGGGCTGAAGGAGCAGTTCGGTCAGATTCTCGACACGACGCTCGCCGATTATGGCCGGGGCGTGCGGTCGGTCCATGCCAAGGGTCACGCGATCGCCAGGGCGACGCTGACGATCGCGGCCGATTTGCCGCCCGAGCTGGCGCAGGGGCTGTTCGCGGCACCCGGACGCTATGACGCGGTGCTGCGCATCTCGACCAATCCGGGTGACATTCTGGACGACGCGATCTCGGTTCCGCGCGGGCTTGCGCTCAAGGTGCTGGGCGTCGAGGGCGAGCGCCTGCCGGGCAGCGAGGACGACACGACGCAGGACTTCGTGATGGCGAACGCGCCCGCCTTTGCCGCGAAGACGGCGGACCAGTTCCTCGGCAATCTCAAGCTGCTCGCCAAGACCACCGACAAGGGCGAGGGCGCCAAGAAGGCGCTGTCGGCGGCGCTGCGCGGGATCGAGGCGGGGCTGGAGGCGGTGGGCCTCGAAAGCACGATGCTCAAGACGATGGGCGGCGCGCCGCAAGTGCATCCGCTGGGCACGACCTATTTCAGCCAGACACCGTACCGCTTCGGCGATCATGTCGCCAAGTTCCAGCTCCGCCCGGTCGCGCCCGAGTTGCTGGCGCTGCGCGAGGCGACGATCGACACCAAGGGGCGGCGCGACGCGATCCGCGAGGATACCGGCGCCGCGCTCGCCGAGCATGGCGGCGTGTGGGAGCTCCGCTTCCAGCTCTGCACCGACACGGACGCGATGCCGATCGAGGATGCGAGCGTCGAGTGGGATGAGGCGGCGAGCCCCTATCGCACGGTCGCGCTGCTGGAGGTCGCGCCGCAGGCGGGATGGGGGCCGGACGCCGAGGCGATAGACGAGGCGCTGTCGTTCGCGCCCTGGCATGGCCTTGCCGCGCACCGGCCGCTCGGCAACATCAATCGCGCGCGCAAGGATCCGTACAAATCCTCGGCCGACCGGCGGCGGCGTGCGAACGGATGTCCGCTGCACGAGCCCGCGTCGCTCGCGGCCCTTGCCTGA